AGGTTGGGCGGACACCCATAGCCATGGAGATTGAGCATTTCATCCAGCTGATCACAGGGGTGGCTGTGTTCCTGGGGGTATCCTTCTTCGTGCTGTCCCTCATCCTGGGCTACAGCTGGCTGGAGGCAGTCATCTTTCTCATCGGCATCATCGTGGCCAACGTGCCTGAGGGGCTGCTGGCCACTGTCACTGTGAGTGGGTCAGGCCAAGGGGCCTCCAAGGGAGGGCTTTGCTACCCTGTCTCAAAAGCAAGAGAGGCTATGGCTTCTCTGCAATTTTCTTACTTCCAGCCCCTAAAATCACATATTCTATTCTCCTTTAATACATGACTTAGAATGTGAGTCTGAAAAAGATCATTTAATACATGGCTCAGAGTTTTTTGAGTCTGAAAGGTTTTAGGTTGGGCTGTGCCTTCGCTCTCAGTTTCTTTCCCAGAGCTTGTCCTGGTCACCTTTTCTCACAACCCTTGTACTAGTCATCTCCCCACTGCCCTCTGGAGCTCATCCTGGCTAACCCTCCCATCAAGGCTCTCTCCAAGGTCACCAGTGACTAATTAGCAAATCCAGTGACCTTTCCTCAGCTCCCATCCTTAACTCTGCTGCTGAAATGGATACTCTGTCCACCCTCCTAGCATTCTCTCCTTCGTTGATGACTGTGACTCATCACTACCCTGGTTCTCCTCTCCCCAGTACCCTGCACTGTCTCCTCCTCCGCACCTCCACCGATCCTCAGTCCTCAGTGCTCTGCTTTCCTCCTGATCCCCCTGAGTAAGCTCATCTCCTCCCAGTTTCTGGTGCCTGTTCGTTGTTGATGACTCACACATACCTACACCGTGTTCTACTCTGGCCCTCTCTGGGGCTCTGGCCAAATATCTTCAACTCCCTACTGGACATTTCACCTAAATATACACTCATGATCTCAGCTCAACACGTCTAAAATGGAACACATTCATGACTTACACCTAGGTCTCTCGCAGTGTTCGTGGAGTAGGGTCAAGGGAGGAGGGACAGAGCCACGGTCTGGGGTAAGGACATGGATATCTCCAGCTTCAGGCTGAGCCCTTTTTATTGCCCTCTCTCTCTACCAGGTGTGTCTGACCCTGACAGCCAAGCGCATGGCTCGGAAGAACTGCCTGGTGAAGAACCTGGAGGCAGTGGAGACGCTGGGCTCCACCTCCACCATCTGCTCCGACAAGACGGGCACCCTCACCCAGAACCGCATGACCGTCGCCCACATGTGGTTTGACAACCAGATCCATGAGGCTGACACCACAGAAGATCAGTCTGGTGATTGAGTGCTCTACCCAGAGTGGGTGGAGGGGACCAGAGGATGTTCAGGGCACTGGAGtggcggggtgggtgggggtgagaTAAGAGGTCTAAAGGAGAGCCAAgctcctgcttctctctcctttcctcccagggGCCACTTTCGACAAACGATCCCCCACCTGGACAGCTCTGTCCCGGATTGCTGGTCTCTGCAACCGTGCTGTCTTCAAGGCAGGGCAGGAGAACATCTCTGTGTCTAAGGTAGGGGGTCGGGGGATCGCCACAGCCTGCCCACTTTGCCGATGCCCAGTTTCCCCTCTTGCACTCTGTGGCTGCCTCGGGGACGTCAGTGCCCTCCCTCCTTGGTCCTCCACTGTGACACTGAATTCTCCTTGTTGGCAGCGGGACACAGCTGGTGATGCCTCCGAGTCAGCTCTGCTCAAGTGCATTGAGCTGTCCTGTGGCTCCGTGAGGAAGATGAGGGATAGAAACCCCAAGGTGGCGGAGATCCCTTTCAACTCAACCAATAAGTACCAGGTCTGGTTTGGGTGCCAGGTCAAGGGAAGAGGGAGACATGGAAGTGAGGGGCACACAGAGTCAAAGGGGAATCAACAGCAGGAGAGAGAGCATCTGAGCACCATCTCACCCCTGCATCATCCCCCGGGGCAATGTGGGTGACCAGATGTCTGGTTGCAACGACCAACCCACACCCAACTCCCAAACCTtcattccgggcttccctggtggcgcagtggttgagagtccgcctgccgatgcaggggacgcgggttcgtgccccggtctgggaagatcccacgtgccgcagagcggctgtgcccgtgagccatggccgctgagcctgcgcgtccggagcctgtgctccgcaacgggagaggccacagcagtgagaggcccgtgtaccgcagaaacaacaacaagaaaaacaacagaacCAAGCCTTCATTCCTTTACTACAACCTGTCACCTTCTCAACTGTTCTTCCCAGGGCTCCACATCCTCTGGCTCCAGTCCCCCAACCCTTCCATCCCATTTAGTTGAACCATATGTCGGAAATTTCCTTAGGGTATCCCTCGGCCTGCGGGCATCTGTTAAATGCCAAGAATGCCATCTAAGCTATGTCCTGTAAAAGCCATAGGGGTAAAGCCCCTCTAAGGCCAGTGTGGTGATGGGGCGTGCTGATGACAAAGCCACCTCgcccctagcacagtgcctgtccTAACTGATTggaataaatatctgctgagtgaatgaatgtccTATGGGAAGGTGACTCTCAGGTTACAGGGTTAGGACTATGAGGTCCAAACACCCATCCACACACGGAGCCTCTCCCTATGTTGACAATGGTTGATGGATCAGGAGTTATTTTATTAAGGGAGTTTTCCTTACTAGTCTCTGCTCTGTCTCAGGCCCCGTGCTGTGCACTGGAGCTTCAAGACAAGTATGGCCCCTCTGTAACTGCCTTTCCTCTCTCCAGCTGTCCATCCACGAGAGAGAAGACAACCCCCAGAGCCACGTGCTGGTGATGAAGGGGGCCCCCGAGCGCATCCTGGACCGGTGCTCCTCCATCTTGGTGCAGGGCAAGGAGGTCCCTCTGGACAAGGAGATGCAAGACGCCTTCCAGAATGCCTACCTGGAGCTGGGAGGACTGGGGGAGCGAGTGCTAGGTGAGGGGCCAGAAGCAGGGAGCAGGGCTGAGAAAGGCTTCCCTGGGATGAGGGGCTCTGGGGGCAACCCGGCAACCACCTTGCTGCTCTCACTCCTCCCTTCTGTCCCCTTCAGGCTTCTGTCAACTGAATCTGCCCTCTGGAAAGTTTCCTCGGGGCTTCAAATTCGACACAGATGAGCTGAACTTTCCCACGGAGAAGCTCTGCTTCGTGGGGCTCATGTCCATGATTGACCCTCCACGGGCTGCCGTGCCGGATGCTGTGGGCAAGTGCCGGAGTGCAGGCATCAAGGTACTAGCCTCACTTCGTCCCTCCTCCCAAACACCAAAAGTCCAGGGGCTTCAGAGGTTGCTGCCCTGGGGAGACCTGGGCCACTGGTGGCCTCCTTCCTGCTGACTGAGAGGAGAAGCCGTCCATCTGCAAGGAAAGGTCGGTCCCTGCCTTGGAGCTCTCACCCTTGTCCCTTTTGCTCAGAGTGACCAGTCTCCCACACCCATCTTCTCTCTCTGGGGCACGGCTTCTTCCATTCTGGTTTCAAGCCGATCAGTCACCCTTATCTTTGCGATCTGGTTGTCCTCCCGTTCCCAGCTACTGCCCCCTCTCTCTAGCCATTTAGGATGAGATTAGTAGACTCTCGCCTGCGGCCACTCACCTCTGCCCCATAACCCTGTAGACTAGCTCCGGTCCTCATTCCACCAAGCATACCTCTCCCCCATTCTCTTCTCCAACTGCAATTGCTTCTCAATGACCACTCCCATCTCTGTATGACATTTGtgcttcattcaacaaatatttattgtttactgAGCACTGTTCAAGGTGCTGGAgttcaacaaacaaaacaaaaatcccttcCATCTTGGTTACTTTCCTGTTTCCAAGATACAGCTCTTGGCTACTCTTAACCTGTCCAGTTACCAATTCTGATGCCATCGCTTGTTCCTCCTTTTTCAACTTCTCACCTACTTCCAAATCAGTTCAACTCAACCTGTCTACTGAGGGCCAGGGACTgcaccaggcactggggatacaaaagACAAATTAAATTAATCACAGAACAATTTTAACAGATAGGGTCTTTGAGCACTGGCTAAGGGTCAGATGGTCTAATAATAAAAAGTGCCTATTGTTTTGTGAGGCTTTATATGcatcaggcactattctaagcaccaAGCCTGTATggatctcatttgattttcacaacaaccctacaagTAGGCGCTAGTATTTTCCCTTATTTACAGAGACGAAAACTGAGGTGCAAAGTAACATGCCCAAGGCCACAGCACTAGtaggtggtagagccaggatttgaactgggGTATCTGCTATTTTTTAACCATCACACTAGAGggcttatatgtatatatgcacatatatgtgaTTTCTGAACCCTGCAACCACTCTGTCTCTAAGGTaggtatcattatccccatttaaaaataaaacaagctgaGACTCGGAGTGGGTAAGTAGCTTTCCCAAAATAAAACTGCTAGTAAGAGGGAGACTGGCTATAGGAAGCCTGGCCAGCTCATCCGGAAAGCCCGTGCTCCCCTTCTCGCCAGGCAGCCTGTTACCATGATCAGAACAGTCACCGAGGCCTGGGGAAAGCATGTCCAGGGAACTCAGAGCAGCAGGGAGCAGTTAAGTCCACCCCAGAGAACTGGACAATGTTTTACAGAGGGCATGACATTTGATCTGGGCCCCGAAGGGTGAAGAGCATTTTGTAaggcggggagggagaggaaggcatGTCAATAGCAGGGAACAGTGTGTACCCAGCCGTGGCTGGGCTGCACGAGGCGTGTGCGCATGACAGTGGGAGGTGGCCGGGGAGCACCGGAGATGGAGACTGCAATCAGGGCCAGGGCCAGTTGGAAGGATTTTGCTTAAATGCCAGACTTGGGCTTTATCCTGAGAGCCACAGAGAGCCGCAGGTGTCACAGGGCAGAGCTAGCCTTTAGGAGGCTACCTGGATGGAGGAGGGGCTGGATTTGGAGAAGAACTGGAGTTGGGGAGACAGCATAAGAGGCTATTGCAATAGCAAGATGATAGCAAGATGATGACCCAAATGAGGACAGCGACAAAAGGAGTGGAGTAGTTACTTTTGAGAGATGTTTTGAGAACTTGGTGACCAAACTCAAATGGGGAGGCGAGAAGATCCAGGAGATAAAGGGACAGAATGAATCGAATGGATAGTATCTCAGGTGGGGAGCAGAAGAGAAGGCtcggtggggggagggaagtagAGATAAGGAGTTCACTTCACCCTGATATCGGAAGGTCTGTAAGATGCCCAGGGGGAGATGTTTCAGGGAAAGTAGGAATATGGCTGAGAGCTCAAGAAAGGGCTCCAGGACAGAAGAGTTCAGTCTTGTTCCCGTGTGAGTACAGATTAAAGACACGCTAGTATTCTTGATTCTATTGCTCAGGAAAAGAGCAAGGGtgaagaaaggggaggggaaggaaaccCTGGGCCACACCAACAGGAAGGGCAAGTGGAGAAGGAGGAACCAGTGATGAGGGGGAAGGTGGTCACAGGTAACCCTTAGTGAGCGTCCACCTAAGGCCACTAACTCCTCAAGACGACCCTGAAGGAAAGACTCATCATCTCCATTCTGCTGAGACTCAGTGAAGGCACTTGGGGAAGGTCAGTGCTTCACCTTAGGTCTGCTAGGCGACACCAAACCTGCTTCCTCACTCGGGTGGGAAAATGCACGAAGAGGGATGCAGGGGAACAGGGAAAGGAGGAGTCCATGGGAGCCAAGGGAGGACAGGGCTTCAAGGAGGGACTGGTAGACAGTGCCAAACGCCCCAGAGGGTTGAGTAGGATGAGGACAGCAAAGATGCTTTTATCTTTCAGCTGGGAGGCCCATGTGGCTTTTGGGGGTGGAAGAGAAGGCAGCAGGGTGTGAAGAGGCTTCCTTCTCAGTATGTGTGGGATTTGCCCCACAAACCCCCACATGCAAATGGTCTCCTAAGCCGGCTCTGACCTCCTGATGCTTGCAACATCCTCTTTACCAGCCTCTCAGATGCTAACCGCCTTCCCCATCCAGCTCCATCCATTCTGCAACAGCAGCAATGAGTATCACGGTTCATTCAGAAATCACCTTGTTCCCACGTTGTGAAGGGATGTCAGAGGCAGAGGAACAGGTGGTGGAAGGCAGCAGGGAGGAATGGGAGGGaatgtctccctcccatccctgcccTGTCTGATTAGGATGTCTGCAGACATCACACTGGGCACTAAGATAACCATGTCTGTTCTGGTTCCCTGGGACCCGGAGCAAATCGTGGGCCCCTTGCTaagcctttgtttcctcattggtaaaatgaaGGAGCTGTTAGGGGTCCTTCCAGCTGTGATAACCTCATATCCCATGAAATTCAAACTCCTAAACAATCCTTGAGGCTGCTCTTCCAAGGGCCCCTCATTAACTTGTTACTCCGTCAGAGAGGCTTTCCTCCAGTTAGGCAAACTATCTCTGATCTCCTGAACACAACTTGTCGttgtctcttcccctctctgtctctctctctgtctcgctctgtctctctgtctctctctctctgtctctctctctctgtctctctctctctctctgtctctctctctctctctctctgtctctctctctctctcacacacacacacacacacacacacacacacacacacacacacacagagttccaTTATTTTGGCTGGAATCTTCCAGTCCCACCATCTAGCGGTCTAGCTCTTCCGACTTTGGGaaaggaataaaaggagaaaaaaaaaaaaaaaccttaatgctgcttcccttttctcttttctccttcctgccaGGTGATCATGGTGACCGGGGACCACCCTATCACAGCCAAGGCCATTGCCAAAGGTGTGGGCATCATATCAGAGGGCAACGAGACGGTGGAGGACATTGCAGCCCGGCTCAACATTCCTGTCAGCCAAGTCAACCCCAGGTGAGGCTCTGCAGGACCCCTCCCCCATCAACTCAGCCCCTTGAGTATCCCCTGAGGGTATCTGGTCCTAACTGCTGGTTCCCTGGACCCGAGTCTGTGGCCGGACTGTGCCActgattagctgtgtgaccttggacctgTCACTTTACCTTCccgagcctccattttctcaacTTCAAAATTAGGGTAGTATCCACGCTGCTGGTTGCTATAGGAGCGAGATACGCATAAAGGAAGTAGCGCCTGGCCCAGCACACTGTACTGACGACTGTGATGCTGCCGCGTGGTGAGGACTGAGCACACCCCCCTCAAAGAGAGAAACCGGAAAGACAGGTCACTGAGTGTCAGGGAGAGGAAGAGCGAAGCTGTTGGGGAAGACCCGGCAGTGgcgaggaggggtggtggggtaCCAGGGAATCAACcggctctgcctctgcctccagAGAAGCCAAGGCGTGTGTGGTGCACGGCTCTGACCTGAAGGACATGACGTCAGAGCACCTGGACGAGATCCTCAAGAACCACACGGAGATTGTCTTTGCCCGGACGTCTCCTCAGCAGAAGCTCATCATCGTGGAGGGCTGTCAGAGGCAGGTGAGCAAGGGGGTAAGGGTCAAGGCCAGGGCCAAGGCCAGGCACGTGCAGGGGCTGCACCCCCCAGCCTGGCTGTACCTTCTCCCCAGGGAGCCATCGTGGCGGTGACAGGGGACGGGGTGAACGACTCCCCCGCGCTGAAGAAGGCGGACATCGGCATTGCCATGGGCATCGCTGGCTCTGACGTGTCTAAGCAGGCAGCCGACATGATCCTTCTGGACGACAACTTTGCCTCCATCGTCACGGGTGTGGAGGAGGGTGAGGGGCCACACGGGCTGGGATGCCATCCAGGATGTCTGAGCCGGCACATCTGCTTCCCTGCCTTTTACCTCAATTACAGACTCGACTCAGGATTTCAGGCATCCGCCGCCTGCTTTAGCTTCCCTGTAACACAAAATCTCCCTTTGTTGGGTAGACGAGCGGCCATGCTTCAGGGgctagggggtggggagggtcccTCTGATCTCCCTGATGCCCTCAGAACCTCCCCACAGGCCGCCTGATCTTTGACAACCTGAAGAAATCCATCGCCTACACCCTGACCAGCAACATCCCCGAGATCACCCCCTTCCTGCTGTTCATCATCGCCAACATCCCCCTGCCTCTGGGCACTGTGACCATCCTCTGCATTGACCTGGGCACTGACATGGTGAGGCCATGGGTTGGAGGAGGGGACAGGCAAGGCAGTCATGGGGGCGCAGTGGGTAGGGGTGGGCCACAGATGGAAGGAAAGGCGCATCAGGGACAGCTGAGCAGACTGTGAGGGTTGCAGAGAAGATGAGCACAAAGCCTGGAAGGTGATAGGGTCttgggtctcttttttttttttggctgcgttgggtctttgttgctgcacacgggctttctctagttgtggcaagcgggggctactcttcattgcggtgcatgggcttctcaccgcagtggcttctcttgttgtggagcatgggctctacgcgcgcgggcttcagtagttgtggcttgcgggctccagagcgcaggatcagtagttgtggtgcacatgggcttagttgctccaaggcatgtgggatcttcccggaccaaggatcgaacccgggtcccctgcattggcaggtggattcttaaccactgtgccaccagggaagtccggggtCTTGGGTCTTTATAAGTGTTTGAATTGTGTCAAAGATTCTTCACTGTTGATCATCCTCTgctcccaccctctcccttcAAATGCCGTCCTCTCCCCAACTGCCCCCTTGCACAGGTCCCTGCCATCTCCTTGGCCTATGAGGCAGCTGAGAGTGACATCATGAAGCGGCAGCCGAGAAACCCGCAGACAGACAAGCTGGTGAATGAGAGGCTAATCAGCATGGCCTATGGACAGATCGGTGCGGCCGGGCCTGGGGCTCAGGAGGGAACCCCAAGAAGATGCTTTTCCCAGCCTTTGGAGGGATGATCCCCCTGCAAAATTCCAGGACAGGGGTCAACCCTCCGAGGGTCAGGGATGTCCTTCTCTGGCCTGTAGGGGCTGGCCCCATCCTGTTACCCTCTAtgacccaggccctgccctttGTCTTTTGCCCACCACCCACAGGGATGATCCAGGCACTGGGTGGCTTCTTTACCTACTTCGTGATCCTGGCAGAGAATGGTTTcttgccttcacggctgctgggAATCCGCCTCGACTGGGACGACCGGTCCATGAATGACCTGGAGGACAGCTACGGACAGGAGTGGGTAAGTGGGGCTGTGTAAGTGCAGATGCACACATATGAGAGGGTAGGGCTGAATTCAGTCTGGCAGGAGTGGTCAGTCGTGGCCAGTGGGATTGGGAGCTAAGGGTGGAGTAGGTGTCCAGGGTTTAACATCTGCCCTGGACCACGCTGCCGCCTGTTCCTACCCTTTCCTCTCACACTCtcacctctctctgccctccctcccccagacctATGAGCAGCGCAAGGTGGTGGAGTTCACATGCCACACGGCCTTCTTTGCCAGCATCGTGGTCGTGCAGTGGGCTGACCTCATCATCTGCAAGACCCGCCGCAACTCAGTCTTCCAGCAGGGCATGACGTGAGCACTGCCCaccggccctgcccaccaggcaGAGCGCATTCAGGGCGCACTCACCCACCCACATCGGCTGGGGTCTCCGATTGTAGTTGCCCGGCTGTATATCCGTAGCCTTTTTTGGAAATAGATGAGCGAAGAGGAAGGAGGGCTATGACTCTTTCTGATGAGTTTTAATTTGCTCCTAAAATCTCCTGCATTATGGTCTCCTTCCATCATCCTTCCTTTTCATCTTCTCCCCttacctcttccctccctcccttcctccttcttctatCTTATACTCTGTACTCACCCCCACCCCTTGGCTCAGCCCTAAATACAGGGTCCCCTGTGCTCCCCTCCACTCAGCAGGTAGCTCTAGTTTACAGCACTCGCCTTGTGGTGGTGATGTCGTCCTTGTGGGAGCTGTGAGCTGCTCAGGGTCAAGTTCTTATAGTGTGAGTTACACGTACcagtcactgtgctaagtgatTCACAGACACCGTCAAACCTCACGGTAGCTCTGTGAGGGAGGTATTATTTTCATTCAATGGATAAGAGACCCCCGCAAAAAGTTAAATGGTGTGCCTGGGATCACCCAGCTGGAAATAGCTCAGCCAGCTCTGTTTCTGAAGCCCAAGCTCGTGTCTACTACACTGGGTGGCTCACCTGtcacagagcctggcacctgGGGGGTACCCAGTGATTCCTCTGCAGATCCAGCCTGTATGGTGGTCGGTGCCGAAGGTATCACTCccattatctttcttttcttctactgcaAACAATGGGTACAATTCCCCAGGTGAGTTTTGTCACAATTTCTtagtttgagaaaataaaatgccaaaaCCCCAGTGAAGTTAATAGCGTTTGAGATCctagggagaggaaagggaaaagtcTGTTAGATGAAGGAAGGAGATTCCACTGAGCTAAAAACACTAATGGGGACAAGGcagtgagaagagaaaaaggagagggtCCAAGACACTGGATGACGGACTGTGCAGGGCATGGGTGACAGAGCAAGCAGGGGACATAACCAGACCGGCTAAATCCTGCCCATCTGAGAGGCAAGTGGAAAAGAAACTAAACGAAAGTCAGACTGGGCCAGGGAAGGAGTACTAATACCAACAAGTAAGGTGGCCCGAGGCAGCCTTAGTGCCTTCTGCCCCACCCTGGGGTGTCTGGACCCTCAGGGGTCCTCAGAGTTGCTCTGTGCATTATTCAAACAGCTTTATGGAAAttaagcacttcctctaagaagaTTCCCAAGCTTACCAAAGTGTCATTGTCAGGCAGAAGCCTGAGTATGAACTATAGCGATCACATGCTAATGCACAAATCTCTATGGAAGCCGTGTgtatttctaattaattttttaattgggaaaatatatttattcctttttttttttggcctcgctgtggagcatgcgggatcttagttccccaaccagagatcgaacccatgccccctgcagtggaagcgcagggccccaaccactggacggccagggaagtgcCTATATTCGTTACTTATTAACAGATGCAGctggaaagacaaaaatcaattaaaatgtgGCCTtgatagaagaaaaataagagggCTCCTTAATGAGTgaaaagtttgggaaccactggctTAAGCCATGAAGAGGTGCAGTGCATGAGATTATAAAATACAGCTAAGAACGTTCCACGTTCAAGAGCTCTCCACGCATTATCTCCCATAATCTTCGCAGCAATCGTAGGATATAAAGGTACTATCTCCTCCAGAGAAGCATGAGGTTCATAGAAGTTAAGCAACAGTGCTTACAaccagagctagtaagtggcccGGCTGCGACTAGACCCCACCTGTCCGACTCCAGACACTGTCCTCAGAGCCTTATTCTCTCCTGCTCTTCAGTTCTGATGTGGTGAATATATATTCAGCACTTTTTATCCAGTGAGCTTTCCTTTTCTGAGTACTTTACAAGCATTCTCTTCTTTATTGACTATCTATGACCCACAACTACCTGGGGCTGTAGGAGACACTGAGAGGGTAGAAGACATAATTGGGTCCTGAAGTGAGGGAACAAGCATCTTGCTGGGGAAACGACACTTTCAAAGGCCATGTGCCTGGAGCA
This genomic stretch from Kogia breviceps isolate mKogBre1 chromosome 1, mKogBre1 haplotype 1, whole genome shotgun sequence harbors:
- the ATP1A2 gene encoding sodium/potassium-transporting ATPase subunit alpha-2 isoform X4; protein product: MGRGAGREYSPAATTAENGGGKKKQKEKELDELKKEVAMDDHKLSLDELGRKYQVDLSKQALVVREGEKMQINAEEVVVGDLVEVKGGDQVPADLRIISSHGCKVDNSSLTGESEPQTRSPEFTHENPLETRNICFFSTNCVEGTARGIVIATGDRTVMGRIATLASGLEVGRTPIAMEIEHFIQLITGVAVFLGVSFFVLSLILGYSWLEAVIFLIGIIVANVPEGLLATVTVCLTLTAKRMARKNCLVKNLEAVETLGSTSTICSDKTGTLTQNRMTVAHMWFDNQIHEADTTEDQSGATFDKRSPTWTALSRIAGLCNRAVFKAGQENISVSKRDTAGDASESALLKCIELSCGSVRKMRDRNPKVAEIPFNSTNKYQLSIHEREDNPQSHVLVMKGAPERILDRCSSILVQGKEVPLDKEMQDAFQNAYLELGGLGERVLGFCQLNLPSGKFPRGFKFDTDELNFPTEKLCFVGLMSMIDPPRAAVPDAVGKCRSAGIKVIMVTGDHPITAKAIAKGVGIISEGNETVEDIAARLNIPVSQVNPREAKACVVHGSDLKDMTSEHLDEILKNHTEIVFARTSPQQKLIIVEGCQRQGAIVAVTGDGVNDSPALKKADIGIAMGIAGSDVSKQAADMILLDDNFASIVTGVEEGRLIFDNLKKSIAYTLTSNIPEITPFLLFIIANIPLPLGTVTILCIDLGTDMVPAISLAYEAAESDIMKRQPRNPQTDKLVNERLISMAYGQIGMIQALGGFFTYFVILAENGFLPSRLLGIRLDWDDRSMNDLEDSYGQEWTYEQRKVVEFTCHTAFFASIVVVQWADLIICKTRRNSVFQQGMTNKILIFGLLEETALAAFLSYCPGMGVALRMYPLKVTWWFCAFPYSLLIFIYDEVRKLILRRYPGGWVEKETYY
- the ATP1A2 gene encoding sodium/potassium-transporting ATPase subunit alpha-2 isoform X3, encoding MGRGAGREYSPAATTAENGGGKKKQKEKELDELKKEVAMDDHKLSLDELGRKYQVDLSKLYLGVVLAAVVIVTGCFSYYQEAKSSKIMDSFKNMVPQQALVVREGEKMQINAEEVVVGDLVEVKGGDQVPADLRIISSHGCKVDNSSLTGESEPQTRSPEFTHENPLETRNICFFSTNCVEGTARGIVIATGDRTVMGRIATLASGLEVGRTPIAMEIEHFIQLITGVAVFLGVSFFVLSLILGYSWLEAVIFLIGIIVANVPEGLLATVTVCLTLTAKRMARKNCLVKNLEAVETLGSTSTICSDKTGTLTQNRMTVAHMWFDNQIHEADTTEDQSGATFDKRSPTWTALSRIAGLCNRAVFKAGQENISVSKRDTAGDASESALLKCIELSCGSVRKMRDRNPKVAEIPFNSTNKYQLSIHEREDNPQSHVLVMKGAPERILDRCSSILVQGKEVPLDKEMQDAFQNAYLELGGLGERVLGFCQLNLPSGKFPRGFKFDTDELNFPTEKLCFVGLMSMIDPPRAAVPDAVGKCRSAGIKVIMVTGDHPITAKAIAKGVGIISEGNETVEDIAARLNIPVSQVNPREAKACVVHGSDLKDMTSEHLDEILKNHTEIVFARTSPQQKLIIVEGCQRQGAIVAVTGDGVNDSPALKKADIGIAMGIAGSDVSKQAADMILLDDNFASIVTGVEEGRLIFDNLKKSIAYTLTSNIPEITPFLLFIIANIPLPLGTVTILCIDLGTDMVPAISLAYEAAESDIMKRQPRNPQTDKLVNERLISMAYGQIGMIQALGGFFTYFVILAENGFLPSRLLGIRLDWDDRSMNDLEDSYGQEWTYEQRKVVEFTCHTAFFASIVVVQWADLIICKTRRNSVFQQGMTNKILIFGLLEETALAAFLSYCPGMGVALRMYPLKVTWWFCAFPYSLLIFIYDEVRKLILRRYPGGWVEKETYY
- the ATP1A2 gene encoding sodium/potassium-transporting ATPase subunit alpha-2 isoform X2, with amino-acid sequence MGRGAGREYSPAATTAENGGGKKKQKEKELDELKKEVAMDDHKLSLDELGRKYQVDLSKGLTNQRAQDILARDGPNALTPPPTTPEWVKFCRQLFGGFSILLWIGAILCFLAYGIQAAMEDEPSNDNQALVVREGEKMQINAEEVVVGDLVEVKGGDQVPADLRIISSHGCKVDNSSLTGESEPQTRSPEFTHENPLETRNICFFSTNCVEGTARGIVIATGDRTVMGRIATLASGLEVGRTPIAMEIEHFIQLITGVAVFLGVSFFVLSLILGYSWLEAVIFLIGIIVANVPEGLLATVTVCLTLTAKRMARKNCLVKNLEAVETLGSTSTICSDKTGTLTQNRMTVAHMWFDNQIHEADTTEDQSGATFDKRSPTWTALSRIAGLCNRAVFKAGQENISVSKRDTAGDASESALLKCIELSCGSVRKMRDRNPKVAEIPFNSTNKYQLSIHEREDNPQSHVLVMKGAPERILDRCSSILVQGKEVPLDKEMQDAFQNAYLELGGLGERVLGFCQLNLPSGKFPRGFKFDTDELNFPTEKLCFVGLMSMIDPPRAAVPDAVGKCRSAGIKVIMVTGDHPITAKAIAKGVGIISEGNETVEDIAARLNIPVSQVNPREAKACVVHGSDLKDMTSEHLDEILKNHTEIVFARTSPQQKLIIVEGCQRQGAIVAVTGDGVNDSPALKKADIGIAMGIAGSDVSKQAADMILLDDNFASIVTGVEEGRLIFDNLKKSIAYTLTSNIPEITPFLLFIIANIPLPLGTVTILCIDLGTDMVPAISLAYEAAESDIMKRQPRNPQTDKLVNERLISMAYGQIGMIQALGGFFTYFVILAENGFLPSRLLGIRLDWDDRSMNDLEDSYGQEWTYEQRKVVEFTCHTAFFASIVVVQWADLIICKTRRNSVFQQGMTNKILIFGLLEETALAAFLSYCPGMGVALRMYPLKVTWWFCAFPYSLLIFIYDEVRKLILRRYPGGWVEKETYY
- the ATP1A2 gene encoding sodium/potassium-transporting ATPase subunit alpha-2 isoform X1, which produces MGRGAGREYSPAATTAENGGGKKKQKEKELDELKKEVAMDDHKLSLDELGRKYQVDLSKGLTNQRAQDILARDGPNALTPPPTTPEWVKFCRQLFGGFSILLWIGAILCFLAYGIQAAMEDEPSNDNLYLGVVLAAVVIVTGCFSYYQEAKSSKIMDSFKNMVPQQALVVREGEKMQINAEEVVVGDLVEVKGGDQVPADLRIISSHGCKVDNSSLTGESEPQTRSPEFTHENPLETRNICFFSTNCVEGTARGIVIATGDRTVMGRIATLASGLEVGRTPIAMEIEHFIQLITGVAVFLGVSFFVLSLILGYSWLEAVIFLIGIIVANVPEGLLATVTVCLTLTAKRMARKNCLVKNLEAVETLGSTSTICSDKTGTLTQNRMTVAHMWFDNQIHEADTTEDQSGATFDKRSPTWTALSRIAGLCNRAVFKAGQENISVSKRDTAGDASESALLKCIELSCGSVRKMRDRNPKVAEIPFNSTNKYQLSIHEREDNPQSHVLVMKGAPERILDRCSSILVQGKEVPLDKEMQDAFQNAYLELGGLGERVLGFCQLNLPSGKFPRGFKFDTDELNFPTEKLCFVGLMSMIDPPRAAVPDAVGKCRSAGIKVIMVTGDHPITAKAIAKGVGIISEGNETVEDIAARLNIPVSQVNPREAKACVVHGSDLKDMTSEHLDEILKNHTEIVFARTSPQQKLIIVEGCQRQGAIVAVTGDGVNDSPALKKADIGIAMGIAGSDVSKQAADMILLDDNFASIVTGVEEGRLIFDNLKKSIAYTLTSNIPEITPFLLFIIANIPLPLGTVTILCIDLGTDMVPAISLAYEAAESDIMKRQPRNPQTDKLVNERLISMAYGQIGMIQALGGFFTYFVILAENGFLPSRLLGIRLDWDDRSMNDLEDSYGQEWTYEQRKVVEFTCHTAFFASIVVVQWADLIICKTRRNSVFQQGMTNKILIFGLLEETALAAFLSYCPGMGVALRMYPLKVTWWFCAFPYSLLIFIYDEVRKLILRRYPGGWVEKETYY